The DNA segment CACGGAGATCGGGTCGATGCCGGCGAAGGGTTCGTCCAGCAACAGGAAATCGGGAGAAAGGACCAGCGCCCGGGCGATCTCGACGCGGCGCCGCTCCCCGCCGGACAGGGCGTACCCCATCGTGTCGGAGACGTGCCCGATGCGCATCTCGCGCAGGATCGCCTCGCAGCGCTCCCGCCGCTCCCCAGGAGACAGGGGGGTCTCCTCGAGGAAGGCGAGGATGTTGTCCCGAACGGAAAGCTTCCGGAAGACGGACGGCTCCTGGGGGAGGTAGCCCAGCCCCATCCGCGCGCGGCGGTGCATCGGGAGGTCCGTCACGACGGCGCCGTTCAGCCGCACCTCGCCCTCGTCGGGGCGGACCAGCCCCACCATCATGTAGAAGATCGTCGTCTTCCCGGCGCCGTTGGGGCCGAGCAGGCCCACCACTTCTCCGGACCGCGCCTCGAGGGAAACCCCCTTGACGACTTCCCGGCGCCGGTATCGTTTATGCAGTCCCTCCACCGCGAGGGACGTTCCTTTCTGCTCTCCCCGCCGCCGGTGCGGGTGGGCGTCCTGTCCGGTGCGCTCCGGGCCGGTCACTTCGGTGACGTCTCCCGGATCCCCTTGGGGTTGATCACCGCCTTGACGCGGCCGCCGTCCTTGCCGCCCGTCACCACGGACCGGTTCTCCCGCAGGAAGATGGTGACCGTCTCTCCCTGGACGGTGTTCTGCCCCTGCCGGAGCGTCGCGCCCCCGGAGAGGACGATCCGCTGCTCGAAGTTGTGGAAGGTTGCCCGCGCGGAACGCGCCTCCCGGCCCTCCTGGACGAACCGGACGTTGCCTTCCGCCTCGATCCGGTCGATCGCCCCCGCCTCGCGGGAGTAGTCGGCCTGGATACGGTCGGCATGGAGCGTGACGTCGCCCTGCCGCGCCACCACGTTCCCCTCGAAGGTTACGGTGTTGCGCGCACTGTCGGCGCTGAGGCGGTCGGCGGTGACGTCGATCGGGCGGCCGCCCAGCTCCCGCGCGGACTCGCCCGCGCGCTCCTGCGCCCCGGCGCCGCCGGCGAGGACCGCGACGAGCGAAAGGACCGCGAAGATCCGGGGGATCCGCATCGGTCTCACCCCTTCCTACCGGGACCCTTCGCCGGCGAGAGACGGCTCGTGGTCGACTCCATCGTGATCTTCCCCTCCACCCATTCCCAGGCGAGGTTCATCCCCCGGACGGAGACGCCCGGACCTTCGATCCTCGCCGGTCCGGGGACCCTCAGGACCGATCCCGCCAAATTCAGCGTCGCCGCGGAGAGTTCTCCCGTCCACCCGTCCTTCCGTGCCACCCGGCACCCCTCGGGAAGCCCGATCGTCTTCCCGTCGAGGTCCCACGCCGCGCGCGGCGCGCGGACGGTCGTCCCGGCGAACGGCGCGCCCTCCCCCAGAAAAACCGTCACGCCCCCCGCGGAGACCGTCCTGCTCGCGTACGCGTAGACCGCCTCATCCGCGTCCAGCCGGTTCCACGAGCCGTTGTCGTGGAGTTCCCGCACATCCACGGACCCCAGCCGGATCTCCGGCCCGCCGCCGGCCGTCTCCGGTCCCGGCGCCCCCGGCGGCACGGCGACGACGTTCGTCGGGAGGGCGGACCGGATCGCGAGGAAAAGCACCAGGAGGGCCATCGCGGCCCATGGGAGGAGGCGGGCGTTCATCCCCCTGCTCCCCCCGGAAAGTAGCTCGAGGTCACGGCGTCCCACGACCCGCGCGAACGGAGGAGGAACTCGACGATCTCCCGCACCGCTCCGCACCCGCCACGTCGCGACGCGACGAAGTGCACCGCGTCGAGAACGTACGGTTCCGCGTCGGAGGGCGCCGCCGAAAACCCGACGGCGCGAAGCAGCGGGAGATCCACGATGTCGTCCCCCGCGTAGGCGGTCTCCGCCGGAAGGATGCCGGTCCCGTCGAGAATCTCCCGCCACACCGCCACCTTGTCGTGCGCGCCCTGCCGCACGATGTCGATCCCCAGTTCCCGCGCCCGGATCGTGACCACTCCGGAGGTGCGCCCCGTGATGATCCCGACCGCCACCCCCGCGCGCTGCAGCATCTTGATCCCGTGGCCGTCCCGCACGTGGAACCGCTTCGTCTCGACCCCGGCGTCGTCGTAGAGGATCCCTCCGTCCGTCAGCACCCCGTCGACGTCGGTGAGGAACAGGCGGACCCGCGCCGCCCCCGCCGCGGCTCCCTGCCGAACCACCGGGCCGCTCATCCGACGCCCGCCTTGAGGAGATCGTGAACGTGGACGATCCCCACCGGGCGATCGGGGTCGCGGGGATCGAAGACGAACAGGCTGGTGATGGAAAACTCCTCCATCCTCCGCAGCGCGGCGGCCGCAAGTTCGGTCGACGCGATCCCCTTCGGCGAAGGAGTCATGACGGAGCCCGCGGTCGTGTTGAAAAGATCCACGCCCGCCGAGGTCGCCCGCCGGACGTCGCCGTCGGTGATGATCCCCACGAGTCGCCCGTCGCCGTCGACAACGCCGGTCACCCCCAGCCGCTTGGCGCTGATCGTGAACAGGGCGTCTTTCAGCGGCGTGTCCGGGGAGACCAGCGGGATCTCGTCCCCCGTGTGCATCAGGTCCGAAATCGTCTGCAGGCGCCGGCCCAGCGCGCCGCCCGGGTGAAGCCTCGCGAAGTCTTCCTCGGAGAACCCCTTCTCCTCGAAGAGGACGACCGCCAGCGCGTCCCCCATCGCCAGCGCCGCCGTCGTCGAGGCGGTGGGCGCCAGCCCGAGAGGGCACGCCTCCTCCCGCACCCCCACGTCGAGGGTCACGTCCGCGTACCGGCCGAGCGTGGAGCCCGCGTCCCCCGTGAGGGCGATCACCGGCAGTCCCATTCGCTGGAAAACGGGCATCAGGCGGACGAGCTCCTCGGTCTCTCCGGAGTTGGAGAGGGCGATCACCACGTCCCCGCGCCGCACCATCCCGATGTCGCCGTGGATCCCCTCCGCGGGGTGGAGGAAGAATGCCGGGGTCCCGGTGGAGGCGAGGGTCGCGGCGATCTTCCGGGCGATCAGCCCGGACTTCCCCATCCCGGAGACGACGACCTTTCCCCGGGCCGCCATCAGTAGGTCCACCGCCTTCCCGAATCGCTCGTCGAGCTTTCCCCGAAGCCCCTCGATCGCCGCGGCCTCCACGGCGAGGACCTTGCCTGCGCGCTCGATGCGGTCATTTTTCATCGATCGCCTCCTCCCCCGCCGCGGCACGGATCGCAAGGAGCGTCCGCAGGAGCGGCTCCACGTCCCCCAGGGGCAGGCTGTTCGGCCCGTCGGACAGCGCGTAGTCCGGATCGGGGTGGATCTCG comes from the Deltaproteobacteria bacterium genome and includes:
- the lptA gene encoding lipopolysaccharide transport periplasmic protein LptA is translated as MRIPRIFAVLSLVAVLAGGAGAQERAGESARELGGRPIDVTADRLSADSARNTVTFEGNVVARQGDVTLHADRIQADYSREAGAIDRIEAEGNVRFVQEGREARSARATFHNFEQRIVLSGGATLRQGQNTVQGETVTIFLRENRSVVTGGKDGGRVKAVINPKGIRETSPK
- the lptB gene encoding LPS export ABC transporter ATP-binding protein, which produces MEGLHKRYRRREVVKGVSLEARSGEVVGLLGPNGAGKTTIFYMMVGLVRPDEGEVRLNGAVVTDLPMHRRARMGLGYLPQEPSVFRKLSVRDNILAFLEETPLSPGERRERCEAILREMRIGHVSDTMGYALSGGERRRVEIARALVLSPDFLLLDEPFAGIDPISVVDLQQVILGLKERGIGVIMTDHNVRDTLKVCDRAYIISEGEILLAG
- a CDS encoding KpsF/GutQ family sugar-phosphate isomerase, coding for MKNDRIERAGKVLAVEAAAIEGLRGKLDERFGKAVDLLMAARGKVVVSGMGKSGLIARKIAATLASTGTPAFFLHPAEGIHGDIGMVRRGDVVIALSNSGETEELVRLMPVFQRMGLPVIALTGDAGSTLGRYADVTLDVGVREEACPLGLAPTASTTAALAMGDALAVVLFEEKGFSEEDFARLHPGGALGRRLQTISDLMHTGDEIPLVSPDTPLKDALFTISAKRLGVTGVVDGDGRLVGIITDGDVRRATSAGVDLFNTTAGSVMTPSPKGIASTELAAAALRRMEEFSITSLFVFDPRDPDRPVGIVHVHDLLKAGVG
- a CDS encoding phenylphosphate carboxylase subunit delta, yielding MSGPVVRQGAAAGAARVRLFLTDVDGVLTDGGILYDDAGVETKRFHVRDGHGIKMLQRAGVAVGIITGRTSGVVTIRARELGIDIVRQGAHDKVAVWREILDGTGILPAETAYAGDDIVDLPLLRAVGFSAAPSDAEPYVLDAVHFVASRRGGCGAVREIVEFLLRSRGSWDAVTSSYFPGGAGG